The Thermocrinis ruber genomic sequence AGAGGCCAATGCCTTCACATGGGCAAAGGACAATGGAGATGGCACCTTTACCATAGGGCTAACGTCCATAGCGGCCGCAATGGCTGGAAGGCTCGTTGCCTACACTCCCAAGAAGCCCGGCAGGGTGATAGAAAGGCGTAAAAGTGTAGCCACCATAGAAAGCGGTAAGTGGGTGGGACCCGTGCCTACGCCTCTAACCGGTGAGATAGTGGAGATAAACGAAGCCCTCAAGACAAACCCCGCCTTGGTAAACGATGACCCCTACGGTCAAGGTTGGATCGCCAAGATAAAGCCCACCAATCCTGAAGAAATCAATCTACTGCTTAAGGGACAGGCAGCTGTGGATGCCCTAACAAAGGTAGCCAACGAAAAGGGTATAAAGTGCGGATAATTCAAAACCTTGAGGGGGTCTCTTCCCCCCTCGATCAAGAACTTTTAGAGGAGCTCTTTGAAGGTTTCAAGGTAAGGGAAGAGAACTTCGGGAAGAAGGTTTATTTTTATAGCCCTGGCTTCAAGCACTACCAAGTGGAAGACTTTTACGTAGCCACTGGTCCAAAGTTTGTGGATGTTTCCATAACGGGTAAAAACTGCGAGCTTATGTGCGACCACTGTGCGTCCAAAATCCTCTGGCACATGATTCCCGCCACCACACCGGAGGAGCTAAAAAGGGTTGGAGAGGAGCTAAAAGCCAAAGGTATTGAAGGCATACTAATATCTGGCGGTTCCAACAAGGACGGAGTGGTAGAGCTCTACCCTTTCTTTGAAGCCATTGCTTATCTCAAAAAGGAGCTGGGATTGATCACCACCTGCCATGTGGGACTTGTAGACAGGGAACTGGCAAAGGGCCTAAAAAAAGCCGGCGTAGATGCAGTACTTATGGATGTGATAGGAGATGATAGGACCATAGCGGAGGTTTATAAACTGCCCCATAAGTCCGTGAAAGATTACGAGGAATCCCTGGCACTTCTTAAAGAATACAACCATAAGATAGTGCCCCATGTGATCATTGGACTCCACTATGGGAAGATCTTGGGTGAATACAGGGCAATAGACATGATCTCTAAGTTTGACCCAGATGGTCTGGTTTTAGTGGTAGTTATGCCCTACTACGGAAAGGCAAAGTTCCAACTTTTACCCCCACCCACGCCGGAGGAATGTGCAAAGGTCTTTTTGCACGCAAGGTTGAAACTACCAAAGACGCCGGTGGTTATCGGCTGTGCAAGACCTGCAGGACCTGAGAGGATCAAGATGGACCTCTATGCCCTCTATGCGGGCGTCAATGGTATAACCTTCCCCGCAGAAGGTATTTTAACCCACGCTAAAGAGATAGGTCTGGAGCCAGTTGTATCTCCAAACTGTTGCTCAACGGTAATACTGCCTATAAATTAATAACCATGCAGATGAAGGTTTTTGATTTAGACACCGCAAGAGAGACCTTAGTTGTAATCAAGCCCATAGTGGAAGAGATAAACACCAAGAGAATGGAGCTAACGGAAGCTTATGAAAGACTTCAGGAGGAGCAGGACCCCCTTGAAAGGATGTATCTAGAATCCCACATAAAGGACCTGGAAGCGCTAATAGACTCCCTTTTTAGAAAGATAGAAGCACTGGGCGGAGTGATAAAGGGTATAGACCCAATACTGGTGGATTTCTTGAGCTTTCATAAAAACAGATACATCTGGCTCTGCTGGAAAGAGGACGAAGATACCATAATGTACTGGCATGAGCTGAACGAGGGCTTTGCGGGTAGGAAACCAATAAGCCTTTTGGAAGAGGAAGAGGATATGCTATAATTTAACCGCCTCCCTAGGGGGCAAAGGAGGTGGAGCATGAAGAAGTTAATTTTTGTATTCTTAAGCCTTTTTATTTTTTCCACTATCACCTTACCTGAACCCTCTTTGGCTGCAACCCAGCAGAAAAAGACAACTGTAAAGTCTTTAAAGAAGAAAGTGGTTAAGCAAAAGAAGAGGGCAAAGGTTAGATACTCCCACCACATAAACAAACCTCAAGAGGGAGACCTTTTAAAGCTAGAGGGTATGGTAAAGGACCTAAATGAACAATAAACAACTAAGGCTTATAGAAGAGTTAAAGATAAAACAGGGGGACACCTGGAGAGTTTTGAAGATAATGAGTGAATTTGTGGAGGGGTTTGATACCCTCTCCCATGTGGGTCCTGCGGTTACCTTCTTTGGAAGCTCCCGGTTAAGTCAGGAAAACGAGATATACAAGCATGCATACAGAACCGCCTTTATGCTTGGAAAGCTTGGCTTTCACATAATCACCGGTGGCGGTCCAGGGATCATGGAGGCGGCAAACAGGGGAGCTTATGACGCAG encodes the following:
- a CDS encoding glycine cleavage system protein H, yielding MAVVNGCNIPEDLLYDVDPEANAFTWAKDNGDGTFTIGLTSIAAAMAGRLVAYTPKKPGRVIERRKSVATIESGKWVGPVPTPLTGEIVEINEALKTNPALVNDDPYGQGWIAKIKPTNPEEINLLLKGQAAVDALTKVANEKGIKCG
- a CDS encoding radical SAM protein, which translates into the protein MRIIQNLEGVSSPLDQELLEELFEGFKVREENFGKKVYFYSPGFKHYQVEDFYVATGPKFVDVSITGKNCELMCDHCASKILWHMIPATTPEELKRVGEELKAKGIEGILISGGSNKDGVVELYPFFEAIAYLKKELGLITTCHVGLVDRELAKGLKKAGVDAVLMDVIGDDRTIAEVYKLPHKSVKDYEESLALLKEYNHKIVPHVIIGLHYGKILGEYRAIDMISKFDPDGLVLVVVMPYYGKAKFQLLPPPTPEECAKVFLHARLKLPKTPVVIGCARPAGPERIKMDLYALYAGVNGITFPAEGILTHAKEIGLEPVVSPNCCSTVILPIN
- a CDS encoding DUF2203 domain-containing protein, whose product is MQMKVFDLDTARETLVVIKPIVEEINTKRMELTEAYERLQEEQDPLERMYLESHIKDLEALIDSLFRKIEALGGVIKGIDPILVDFLSFHKNRYIWLCWKEDEDTIMYWHELNEGFAGRKPISLLEEEEDML